The Fundulus heteroclitus isolate FHET01 unplaced genomic scaffold, MU-UCD_Fhet_4.1 scaffold_752, whole genome shotgun sequence genome segment ATGGTTTTGGCCGCTCTGCGACTTACAAAGGAGCCTCCATACTTCTCTCCAACATCTCCACTGCAGGAGGTGAGAAGAGAACTTGTTTACACAAGGTTTGGTGCACTTTACACAGCTCTCCTGCTAAAATTACTCACCCCAATGAATTtgaaacttttacttttttaaaccaaaatgtgAAATTGTGGAAAGCTTTTATATTTAGTCCCCCCCGAGCCAACACTTTGTGGAGTCGTTTGGGGGAATCAACCAGTTTGTATACCCAGATGCCGAAATTTCAGCCCGTTTTTATTTCCGAAATAGCTCAAGTTCAATTAGATCTGGACTTCAACTGGggcattctaacacatgaatatgattTCATCCAAGTGTTCAATTGTAGCTTTAGCTGTTTATATCGGCTTCACACCTTTTGCAGCCTGAGCAAAAGTTTTTCTCCCCATGTTGCCCTACATCTAGCTCCAGCTATTCTCCTCATCAACTTCTAGGAAAAGAAACCCTTACGTCATGATGATTTTAATACCAAGTGTTAGTTTTTCACAAGTTTAATTTGACCAGAGCTCTCTCCTCCATGTTTGCTTTGTACTCTGGATGGCTCATAGCAACCTGTAAATAGGACGTCATCTGGATTTTAAACATGAATTAAAACAGCTTGTTTTCCAACTGTGACTTTCTTTTATATCACTAACTCGtaaaaaggccagatttgtcgCCTGAATGACCCATTTCCTGCTAATGGCTACTCAGTCCTACCTGAGCTATGAAATCCTGCAGCCCCTTCAGAGTTACTATGGGTCTCTAGGATGCTTCACTGATTAAAGCCAGACATCTCAGTTCAGATAAACGCCTATATCATGGTTAATCTGGAGTTGTGCCATTTACAGATGAGGGGGTGAACAGTGCTCTATGTAATGTCCAAAGCCTGGGTTGTTTTCCCAACTAgatatagctttttttttttcttttttttttttttaaacctctccTGAATTTGATCTCCTAAAGCTCTGATGGGTTAAAAGGACATCTGGACTCATACTGAGAAATTACGCACAGGCAGTTCGGTGCACTGGGTTTTATAGGGTCATCAGAGCAAAGGGGAGTGAATATAAACGCATGCAACACTTTTAAGATCTCTCTTTGCAAAAACAACGGTGAAAACTGTACACCGCTTTCTGTCCACTCCACAAATATGTCACCATTGGTTCTTTTTgcaatgtgaaaaggttcaaaatGTATGAAACCCCTTTCACCTCTTTATTCTCACTAAGTATACAACGAGTATCGCTACCTTCTTATCCTGCAAATCCGTCGAGAGCTCATAGCTGTCAGAGAGGGCCTTGCATCTcttgttttcctcctcctcctgcttgcGCAGGGCCAGGCTCGCCGGCTGGTGGCGGGTGCGCAGCGCCCAGGCCAAGCTGGCCGAGCTGGAGGTCACCACGCTGGCGGGGCCCCTGGACGCGGCGGGGACAGCAGCGCTGCTGGCGCCGTCACTGTAGCGCTCTGAGCCGTGAAGATAAGGCGACTGGCTGAAGGAGCTGTCTTTGTGCGGCGCCGTGTCCGGACACTGGGACTCCCCTTCCACGCTGGAGAGGagaaagaagaagcagaagtcAGGGGGACTGAGTCACTGACAGCTTGAGAGACTacagcaacaaaacattttctcatccAAAAAACACGGTGACGGAACTAGATATCAGCGGCGTCCCcaattaaatgcagaaaaataaaaaacggaCTTACTTGTAAATTTTAGTGCGCCGTGAACCCAGCCACCTCCTGCTGGAACTCATTGTGAACTTTTATTTCAGGGTTTATTTCAGGCAGTGCCAGCTTCCTGAAAACATCTCCCCGTTTACACAGGGGTTTGGTAATTTAACAATTTTCTGTCCTCCATCCACTTCTGTTGAAGGGTTTCAGGGCTTGGTTAATATTTTGCCAAGTGCTTCCCTGCCTGTTGTGCCGTCCTTTTTAGACAGGCACGGCGGCAGTAAAACTTTCTGACAGGTCAGCTGCTACACAAACAAGAGTTGCGCAGCGCCGCATACCAGCGACTCTATCCAAACAGGAAAAACGAGCTCAATTTGCCAGCGCCGCCGCGTTACTTGACGCTAATTGCCTTCATTAAAATGCccttcaaggttttttttttgattatccAGAAACAATCACAGGTCCTTCGGGATCAAATGTCCATATGCAGCTTCGTATTTTAGCGACCATTAAAGTCATCGGCGTTAAAGTAAGTCCAGTGCAAAGATCCTTCGGTGCTGCTACTTTCTGACCAGAAAGTCCACCCAAGTCCGTCTCTCTGTGGGTGTCACATGGTCCTGTGTCTACATTTCCTTCCCTTGCGCTGGCCACGCCCCCCTCTGCCAGCACTGCCCGTCTCACAGTGCAGCCAGGGTCAGGGATGTGAGTGGACCTTACATTCAGCTCAGGAATAACGCTAATTAAG includes the following:
- the LOC118561922 gene encoding IQ motif and SEC7 domain-containing protein 2-like, encoding MSSSRRWLGSRRTKIYNVEGESQCPDTAPHKDSSFSQSPYLHGSERYSDGASSAAVPAASRGPASVVTSSSASLAWALRTRHQPASLALRKQEEEENKRCKALSDSYELSTDLQDKKVAILERKYGGSFVSRRAAK